A genomic stretch from Desulfurellaceae bacterium includes:
- a CDS encoding nuclear transport factor 2 family protein, translated as AEIQALNTGDLAAAVDPADDDIVLYGLYSPFPIEGKDAFEQAVKEYFDSHDSATLRLVYPQYLVAGGTGVAWGHYELTTIPTDGTQELSHGQYMLTYARPAEEWRIISMHFAPLPDP; from the coding sequence GCCGAAATCCAGGCCCTCAACACCGGAGACCTGGCGGCTGCGGTTGACCCGGCCGACGACGACATCGTCCTGTACGGTCTGTACTCGCCGTTTCCGATCGAAGGAAAAGACGCCTTTGAGCAGGCCGTCAAGGAGTATTTCGACAGCCACGACAGCGCGACCCTGCGGCTCGTCTATCCCCAGTATCTGGTCGCCGGAGGGACCGGAGTCGCCTGGGGTCACTACGAGCTGACGACCATACCCACTGACGGAACACAGGAACTCTCCCACGGCCAGTACATGCTGACCTACGCCCGTCCGGCAGAGGAATGGCGCATCATCAGCATGCATTTTGCACCCCTGCCCGACCCATAG
- a CDS encoding nuclear transport factor 2 family protein — protein sequence MAGRNFLMVVALGVCILSGPAAAQQDQMAQVRRIFETDIRLFNGQDPSAFTAAAHDQAVLFGTLTPFAVEGKPAIRQLIRQYFADHDYAKWEPVDAKFSITGTSALAWGHYTLREQRRVGPRRVLHGRYTFTYTRQADEWLLVALDFSPLS from the coding sequence ATGGCTGGCAGAAATTTTCTGATGGTGGTGGCGCTCGGCGTCTGTATCCTGAGCGGACCGGCGGCCGCCCAGCAAGACCAGATGGCCCAGGTGCGGAGGATTTTTGAGACCGACATTCGTCTGTTTAACGGCCAGGACCCGAGCGCCTTTACCGCGGCCGCTCACGATCAAGCGGTCTTATTCGGGACCCTGACACCCTTTGCGGTCGAGGGCAAGCCTGCTATTCGACAGCTCATCCGACAGTATTTTGCCGACCACGACTATGCCAAATGGGAACCCGTCGACGCCAAATTTTCCATCACCGGCACCAGCGCCCTGGCCTGGGGACATTACACCCTGCGCGAACAGCGCCGGGTCGGTCCGCGCCGGGTGCTGCACGGACGCTATACCTTCACCTACACCCGACAGGCCGACGAATGGTTGCTCGTCGCCCTGGATTTCTCACCGCTCTCCTGA
- a CDS encoding pyridoxamine 5'-phosphate oxidase family protein: MRKNLKLEELGDFLDQAKCATLATHFRDGTTLLSPVWHEWRDGGFTVAVGAGDIKVRHIERDARVSISIAEDTPGPGPGNHRQRRGQGHHPTYCHALPRF; encoded by the coding sequence ATGCGGAAAAACCTGAAGCTCGAAGAACTGGGCGACTTTCTGGACCAGGCCAAGTGCGCCACCCTGGCCACCCATTTCCGTGACGGCACGACGCTGCTGTCACCGGTGTGGCACGAGTGGCGGGACGGCGGCTTCACGGTCGCCGTCGGCGCCGGGGACATCAAGGTCCGTCATATTGAGCGCGACGCGCGGGTGAGTATCAGCATCGCCGAAGACACGCCAGGTCCGGGGCCGGGCAACCATCGGCAAAGAAGGGGCCAAGGACATCATCCGACGTATTGCCATGCGCTACCTCGGTTCTGA
- a CDS encoding EthD domain-containing protein has protein sequence MVKLMACLRRKPDMSEEAFHRYWKDTHGPLVKSVPEFSRYVRRYIQSHTAQSAASLFPSQATTPYDGIAELWFDSVEQMQQAFAEPRYLEIIRPDELRFLDLPNCVSFIVDDVPMVEG, from the coding sequence ATGGTGAAGCTGATGGCCTGTTTACGCCGCAAGCCCGACATGTCTGAAGAGGCCTTTCACCGCTACTGGAAAGACACCCACGGCCCGCTGGTCAAAAGCGTGCCCGAGTTCAGCCGCTATGTGCGCCGCTATATCCAGTCCCACACCGCCCAGAGCGCGGCCTCGCTCTTTCCGTCCCAGGCAACTACGCCCTACGACGGGATCGCCGAACTGTGGTTTGACAGTGTGGAGCAGATGCAGCAGGCGTTTGCCGAGCCCCGCTATCTGGAAATCATCCGACCCGACGAACTGCGCTTTCTCGACCTGCCAAACTGCGTGTCTTTCATCGTCGACGACGTGCCGATGGTGGAGGGCTAA
- a CDS encoding alpha-ketoacid dehydrogenase subunit beta, with amino-acid sequence MRQLSYAAAGLEAVQEEMRRDPSTIHLATDAPGRLIKEFGVERVRGTPITEAAFTGLALGAAGSGYRPIVNWSMVTFSFVAMDQIVNQVSKIHYMFGGQARFPLVFRASVGGGRQLAAQHSQSPYSMFMNLAGLKMILPSTPADMKGLLKSAIRDNNPVISFESSRLMGFKGEVPDDEHLVPLGKADIKRAGGDVTIVALAWMVHEALAATETLQQDGIAAEVIDPRSLVPMDQDTIRASVRKTGRLVIADEAGPTAGASAEIAALVTEDKETFACLKAPVKRVCALQVPIPYSPALESHVFPSRQTIIAGVREVLA; translated from the coding sequence ATGCGCCAACTGTCATACGCCGCTGCCGGCCTGGAAGCCGTGCAGGAAGAAATGCGCCGTGATCCCTCCACCATCCACCTGGCCACTGACGCGCCGGGACGGCTGATCAAAGAGTTTGGCGTGGAGCGGGTACGGGGCACGCCGATCACCGAGGCGGCCTTTACCGGTCTGGCGCTCGGGGCGGCCGGCTCCGGCTATCGGCCTATCGTCAACTGGAGCATGGTCACGTTTTCTTTTGTGGCCATGGATCAAATTGTGAATCAGGTATCAAAAATCCACTACATGTTCGGCGGCCAGGCGCGCTTCCCGCTGGTCTTTCGTGCCTCGGTCGGCGGCGGTCGCCAGCTGGCCGCCCAGCACTCGCAGAGCCCGTACTCGATGTTCATGAATCTGGCCGGCCTCAAGATGATCCTGCCCTCGACCCCGGCCGACATGAAGGGCCTGCTCAAGTCGGCGATCCGCGACAACAATCCGGTCATCTCGTTCGAGTCGAGCCGGCTGATGGGCTTCAAGGGCGAGGTGCCGGACGACGAGCATCTCGTGCCCCTGGGCAAAGCCGATATCAAGCGCGCGGGCGGCGACGTGACTATTGTGGCCCTGGCCTGGATGGTGCATGAAGCCCTGGCCGCCACCGAGACGCTCCAGCAAGACGGCATTGCGGCCGAGGTCATTGACCCGCGCAGCCTGGTGCCGATGGATCAGGACACCATCCGCGCCTCGGTCCGCAAAACCGGTCGGCTGGTGATTGCCGACGAAGCCGGGCCGACCGCCGGCGCGTCGGCCGAGATTGCGGCTCTGGTCACGGAGGACAAGGAGACCTTTGCCTGTCTCAAGGCGCCGGTCAAACGGGTGTGTGCCCTTCAGGTCCCCATTCCCTACAGTCCGGCCCTGGAAAGCCACGTGTTCCCCAGTCGGCAGACCATCATCGCCGGGGTTCGGGAGGTGCTGGCTTAG